CTGTTTTTTTAGTTGCTATGAGATTTAGCAGGTTTTGATCGTAAGAGATCAGGTTGATAAGGAGTCGGTTGATGATAATAAATAGAAAGGACGATTCCGATACCCACCATCAAACTCCATAACGAACTTCCTCCGTAACTGATGAATGGAAGCGGGATACCTGTAATAGGTAACAACTGAATAGTCATCCCTATATTTTGTACTGCATGGAATAAAATCAAGGATACAAATCCGATAATATAAGTTTTGTTATAAATGTTGTCTGTTTTACTTGCTAATCTTACGAGATGGAAAAGTAAAACTAAGAAAATAATGATAATGAGTACGGCACCAAGAAAGCCGAACTCTTCTCCAATCACTGAGAAAATAAAGTCAGTGTGGTTTTCTGGAATATAAACTTCACCGTGATTCAAACCTTTGCCGAATAATTGTCCTGAACCAATTGCTTTTAACGATTCAGTTAAGTGATAACCGTCTCCAGAGCTGTAAGCATAAGGATCAAGCCAAGAAGCAATACGTCCTAATTGGTAAGTCTTAATACCAAAGCCACTTTCTATCAAAGAAGGTTTATAAATAATTGATAAAATAAAGAAACCGCCTACAAACATAATCGTCAAGAAAATAGGTGCTAATATCTTCCAAGTGATACCGCTGACAATCAAAATTCCTACGATAATTGCTAAGCACACTAATGTAGTTCCTAAGTCATTTTGCAATAAGATAAGACCCATCGGTAATGCTGAAACTAGTAAGATTTTCATAAAGAGCTTAAAGTCTGATTCTAATGACTTATTGAAAGTATATTTATTGTGTTTAGAGACGATTTTAGCTAATGCTAAGATCAAGATGATTTTCATGAATTCAGAAGGTTGTATACTGATAGGGCCGAAGCTGTACCAACTTTTTGCACCGTTAATAATAGGTGTAATAGGTGTTTCCGGAATAATCAGTAAACCTACCAATAAGATACACACAATAAAATACAATGTGTAAGTATATTTCATAATACGTTTTGGTGAAATCAACATGATTGCTAAAGCTATGATGCCGCCTAGTATGTAATATAGAATTTGACGGATGCTGAAATTAGAGCTGTATTGGCCGCCACCCATAGCAGATTGAATAAACAAAACACTGATAGAGGCCATTATAGCTAAAATGATAATCAGTACCCAATCGATACGCCGCAGCCATGATTTGCTGGGTTTTTGACGTTGAGCTTTCATCGATAAGTTCCCCTTTTATATTGCTATTTCTTTTTTCTTTAGTATATACCTTTATTTAAAAAGATAGTATCATCACTGTGAAAAAATTTAAAAAATCACTGTAATTCAAACTATAGCATATTTGTTATTTAAGCTGTACTATATATCATTCGCTTAGATTTAAAATAGACAGAGTTAGAATTTACTCAGCTATCACATGCAATCTGACTTAAAATCGTGATAAAATAAAGTTTAATAATGCGTTTGGAGGAAAGAATATGGCTAAAGAAAATATATGCATCATTTATGGTGGAAAGAGCGCAGAACACGATGTGTCTATTTTAACTGCGCAAAATGTATTAAATGC
Above is a genomic segment from Staphylococcus piscifermentans containing:
- a CDS encoding FtsW/RodA/SpoVE family cell cycle protein, with amino-acid sequence MKAQRQKPSKSWLRRIDWVLIIILAIMASISVLFIQSAMGGGQYSSNFSIRQILYYILGGIIALAIMLISPKRIMKYTYTLYFIVCILLVGLLIIPETPITPIINGAKSWYSFGPISIQPSEFMKIILILALAKIVSKHNKYTFNKSLESDFKLFMKILLVSALPMGLILLQNDLGTTLVCLAIIVGILIVSGITWKILAPIFLTIMFVGGFFILSIIYKPSLIESGFGIKTYQLGRIASWLDPYAYSSGDGYHLTESLKAIGSGQLFGKGLNHGEVYIPENHTDFIFSVIGEEFGFLGAVLIIIIFLVLLFHLVRLASKTDNIYNKTYIIGFVSLILFHAVQNIGMTIQLLPITGIPLPFISYGGSSLWSLMVGIGIVLSIYYHQPTPYQPDLLRSKPAKSHSN